A window of the Atribacterota bacterium genome harbors these coding sequences:
- a CDS encoding DUF3795 domain-containing protein, whose protein sequence is MPENIKCDGRISTESPELIYKNCPMRPCVINKKIENCSSCAEYICEKLSQRIVLKSEIEKKMNRKLTDKEYKLFIEPYESRARLDKLRNKEK, encoded by the coding sequence GTGCCTGAAAATATTAAATGTGACGGCCGTATTTCCACAGAAAGTCCTGAACTAATATATAAAAATTGTCCTATGAGACCCTGTGTCATCAATAAAAAAATAGAGAATTGCTCTAGTTGTGCAGAATATATCTGTGAAAAACTAAGTCAAAGAATTGTTTTAAAATCAGAAATAGAGAAAAAAATGAATAGAAAGTTGACTGATAAAGAATATAAACTGTTTATAGAGCCCTATGAATCAAGAGCGAGATTAGATAAATTAAGAAATAAGGAAAAATAA